GCAATGCCGGGGCGATCCAGTCGAAGAAAGCAGGCTCGCAGCAAGCGTTACCGATCGCGTGCGGATGCGGCCAAGGCCATGACCGTTCAGTTGTTGGCGACCGTCTGCTGGCACATTGGCTCAGGCATGCCTGCGTGTTGGAAGCTGGCTTCTTCGCACGGAAGCGAACGTCAATCGGCCATCGACCTGCTCGATCAGTTGCCTTCCAAGGCACGGCTGGTAGCCGACGCCGAGTACGTCGGCCGGCCGCTCTGGTCGGCGATAATCGAATCGAAACGGAGCTTCGTGATCCGGGTCGGCTCGAACATTCGCTTGTTGCGGAAGCTTGATCCGTCTCTCAAACGCGACACCGAATGGGTCTATCATTGGCCGCACAAATCGCAATTGAAAGGCGAGCCACCGTTGCTTCTACGACTGGTGGCGGTG
The window above is part of the Blastopirellula marina genome. Proteins encoded here:
- a CDS encoding transposase yields the protein AMPGRSSRRKQARSKRYRSRADAAKAMTVQLLATVCWHIGSGMPACWKLASSHGSERQSAIDLLDQLPSKARLVADAEYVGRPLWSAIIESKRSFVIRVGSNIRLLRKLDPSLKRDTEWVYHWPHKSQLKGEPPLLLRLVAVITERGWIYLLTNEWNLTNQQIAELYQARWGIEVFFRTVKQDCGKARLQCRTPENARTELSWTLLAIWASLFVAKRSLHEAKVPLNKLSPTRVIDLLQAAMRDL